In Trichoderma asperellum chromosome 1, complete sequence, a single window of DNA contains:
- the TRM8 gene encoding tRNA (guanine-N(7)-)-methyltransferase (tRNA(m7G46)-methyltransferase) — protein sequence MGNQSNKKERRDRFREKRGQDGVVLLPRKKLYRQRAHANPFSDHLLEYPISPEHMDWSSYYPAYVDEEAPKDESMPPRMKQDVEIVDIGCGFGGLLVGLAPILPEKLILGLEIRTTVTQFVQERIWALRAQSSGALYQNAACIRANTMKFLPNFFKKGQLSKIFICFPDPHFKTKKHKARIVSTTLNSEYAYALRPGGIVYTITDVEALHEWMVEHLNAHPSFERVGEEEEQNDECVKVMLTETEEGKKVERNKGQKFVALFRRMEDPPW from the exons ATGGGTAACCAATCaaataagaaagagaggcgAGATAGATTTCgagaaaaaagaggtcaAGATGGCGTTGTTTTGTTGCCCAGGAAAAAGCTTTATCGCCAGAGAGCTCATGCAAACCCTTTCTCAGACCACTTACTAGAGTA CCCGATTTCTCCTGAACATATGGACTGGTCGTCATATTATCCTGCTTATGTAGACGAGGAGGCACCAAAAGATGAATCTATGCCGCCACGAATGAAGCAGGATGTTGAAATTGTCGACATAGGATGTGGCTTTGGAGGCCTACTTGTCGGTCTCGCTCCTATATTACCAGAAAAGCTCATCCTTG GCTTAGAGATCCGTACCACAGTAACACAGTTTGTTCAGGAAAGAATATGGGCTCTGCGCGCACAAAGTTCCGGCGCACTCTATCAGAACGCAGCTTGCATTCGTGCAAATACTATGAAATTTCTACCCAACTTTTTCAAGAAGGGCCAGCTGAGCAAAATCTTCATATGCTTCCCCGATCCACATTTCAAGACAAAAAAGCACAAGGCGCGAATTGTCTCAACAACTCTCAATTCCGAATACGCTTACGCACTGCGTCCCGGCGGCATTGTCTATACAATCACAGATGTCGAGGCTTTGCATGAATGGATGGTGGAACACCTCAACGCTCACCCTTCCTTTGAGCGGGttggcgaggaagaggagcagaaTGATGAGTGCGTCAAGGTTATGCTCACTGAAACGGAGGAGGGCAAGAAAGTGGAGCGAAACAAGGGACAGAAGTTTGTAGCCTTGTTCCGCCGCATGGAAGATCCTCCGTGGTGA
- a CDS encoding uncharacterized protein (TransMembrane:2 (i12-30o36-55i)), which produces MSVLFWDASGPLAYLSFPGSAFLVNAISWISLVLGLFFSLPFVLFVVYDILLWIWRTYRNFSNQPQNAQIPVTAGTISTKATAISSEHHDQRARRR; this is translated from the exons ATGTCTGTATTGTTTTGGGACGCCTCTGGCCCGCTGGCGTACCTGTCATTTCCTGGCTCTGCTTTTCTGGTTAATGCCATCTCCTGGATTAGT CTGGTCTTGGGCCTCTTTTTCAGTTTACCGTTTGTTCTCTTTGTCGTCTACGATATCTTACTATGGATTTGGAGAACGTATCGAAATTTTTCAAACCAGCCGCAAAACGCGCAGATCCCCGTTACAGCCGGCACGATATCTACAAAGGCTACAGCAATAAGCTCCGAACATCACGATCAGCGAGCGAGACGAAGATAA
- a CDS encoding uncharacterized protein (EggNog:ENOG41): protein MPQDPNLYGQRPQKRTKREALSSSLDFTAQLTSLISNAAPQGSTSAASGRPRPSKQSKDDIFRAAGRPKKADTKERDAKSEKLVLKEVTGTEEETREREWAKRKMESKARLYAAMKRGDYVPKDNEAAPLVDFDRKWAENVEGKDDYETSSDDDSGNGSDGEQIVEYEDEFGRTRRGTKADKERMERRIRRGLLGAEELERMSARPSAPSNLIYGDAIQAMAFAPDEPGKMEELARKRDRSATPPEMKHYDADHEIRTKGVGFYKFSKDEETRTKEMESLEEERRKTEEQRQQREEQRAARRREIEQRRKDMGDRRAKRQADSFLDGL, encoded by the coding sequence ATGCCTCAGGATCCGAATCTCTACGGCCAAAGGCCCCAGAAACGAACCAAACGAGAGGCACTATCATCGTCATTGGATTTCACTGCACAGCTCACATCGCTCATATCCAATGCTGCTCCCCAGGGATCAACATCGGCAGCGTCTGGAcggccaaggccatcaaAGCAATCTAAAGATGATATCTTCCGCGCTGCTGGCAGGCCAAAAAAGGCTGACACCAAGGAGAGGGATGCCAAATCAGAAAAACTGGTGCTCAAAGAAGTGACTGGGACGGAAGAAGAGACGCGAGAACGCGAGTGGGCAAAAcgcaagatggagagcaAGGCACGGCTCTACGCCGCGATGAAGCGTGGCGACTACGTACCAAAGGATAACGAGGCGGCGCCGCTGGTTGACTTTGATCGCAAATGGGCCGAAAATGTAGAGGGTAAAGATGACTACGAGACCAGCTCGGACGATGATAGCGGGAATGGGAGTGATGGCGAACAAATCGTCGAATATGAGGACGAGTTTGGACGCACACGGCGAGGAACCAAGGCGGACAAGGAGAGGATGGAACGCCGCATACGGCGGGGGCTGTTGGGCgcagaggagctggagcgcaTGTCAGCGCGACCCAGCGCTCCCAGCAACCTCATATACGGGGACGCGATTCAAGCGATGGCGTTTGCACCGGACGAACCGGGaaagatggaggagctggCGCGCAAGCGGGACAGGAGCGCGACGCCTCCGGAGATGAAGCACTACGATGCCGACCACGAGATCCGGACCAAGGGCGTCGGCTTTTACAAGTTCAGCAAGGACGAGGAGACACGGACCAAGGAGATGGAGTCACTCGAAGAGGAGAGGCGCAAGACCGaggagcagcgccagcagcgcgAAGAGCAGCGGGCGGCGAGGCGGCGGGAAATCGAGCAGCGCCGGAAAGACATGGGAGACCGACGGGCGAAGCGCCAGGCGGACAGCTTCCTGGATGGGCTATGA